The following are from one region of the Populus trichocarpa isolate Nisqually-1 chromosome 8, P.trichocarpa_v4.1, whole genome shotgun sequence genome:
- the LOC18101638 gene encoding oxysterol-binding protein-related protein 1D-like isoform X2 — protein MRIIFKKHPSTPIFSNDSWLEALQAAKDLFPRELTSSDYSPSEDVFISTEKLRSRLVQEGVGETVIKECESIMLSEVSELQNKLKALQHKHIMVLDTLRQLETEKIELEATVVDETKERDSYCGQANRTFSDFYSVMSEASASDSDADNESQDGADVESDENDGLFFDTNDFLSTDALRSSSYRSRAATGNTDIYDKDPFLSDHLRGFEKEIRTVQYPYVKRRDILPEPKEKEKHVGLWSIIKDNIGKDLSGVCLPVYFNEPLSLLQKCFEDLEYSYLVGQALEWGKQVRSSAVLSFVTKQF, from the exons atgagaataatatttaaaaaacacccatcaacacctattttttcaaatgattcgTGGCTTGAGGCCCTGCAGGCTGCTAAAGATCTTTTCCCTAGAGAGTTGACTAGCAGTGATTATTCACCTTCTGAAGATGTCTTCATTTCAACTGAGAAGTTAAGATCACGATTAGTGCAGGAAGGTGTTGGTGAGACAGTCATCAAAGAATGTGAATCCATTATGTTATCAGAAGTCTCTGAGCTGCAAAACAAGTTGAAGGCTCTTCAACATAAACACATCATGGTGTTAGACACATTGAGGCAATTAGAG ACAGAGAAAATAGAGCTGGAAGCTACTGTAGTAGATGAAACGAAGGAACGTGATTCATATTGTGGACAAGCAAATAGAACATTTAGTG ATTTCTATTCTGTAATGTCAGAGGCTAGTGCTAGCGATTCCGATGCTGACAATGAAAGTCAAGATGGAGCAGATGTTGAATCAGATGAAAATGATGGTTTATTCTTTGATACAAATGATTTTTTGTCCACTGATGCTTTAAGAAGCTCTTCCTATCGGAGTAGGGCAGCTACTGGAAATACAGATATATATGATAAAGACCCCTTTTTATCTGATCATTTGCGTGGGTTTGAGAAGGAGATTAGGACAGTTCAATATCCGTATGTTAAAAGAAGAGATATTCTGCCGGAACCAAAGGAGAAAGAGAAACATGTTGGTCTGTGGTCAATTATCAAGGACAATATCGGGAAGGACTTATCTGGAGTTTGTCTTCCTGTTTATTTTAACGAACCACTCTCTTTGCTGCAGAAGTGCTTTGAGGATTTGGAGTACTCATACTTGGTTGGTCAAGCTTTGGAATGGGGAAAGCAGGTCAGGTCCTCAGCTGTGCTTTCTTTTGTAACAAAGCAGTTTTAA
- the LOC18101638 gene encoding oxysterol-binding protein-related protein 1D-like isoform X1, producing MRIIFKKHPSTPIFSNDSWLEALQAAKDLFPRELTSSDYSPSEDVFISTEKLRSRLVQEGVGETVIKECESIMLSEVSELQNKLKALQHKHIMVLDTLRQLETEKIELEATVVDETKERDSYCGQANRTFSDFYSVMSEASASDSDADNESQDGADVESDENDGLFFDTNDFLSTDALRSSSYRSRAATGNTDIYDKDPFLSDHLRGFEKEIRTVQYPYVKRRDILPEPKEKEKHVGLWSIIKDNIGKDLSGVCLPVYFNEPLSLLQKCFEDLEYSYLVGQALEWGKQGNDLMRILNDAAFAVSGYASTEGRQCKPFNPLLGETYEAAYPDKGLRFF from the exons atgagaataatatttaaaaaacacccatcaacacctattttttcaaatgattcgTGGCTTGAGGCCCTGCAGGCTGCTAAAGATCTTTTCCCTAGAGAGTTGACTAGCAGTGATTATTCACCTTCTGAAGATGTCTTCATTTCAACTGAGAAGTTAAGATCACGATTAGTGCAGGAAGGTGTTGGTGAGACAGTCATCAAAGAATGTGAATCCATTATGTTATCAGAAGTCTCTGAGCTGCAAAACAAGTTGAAGGCTCTTCAACATAAACACATCATGGTGTTAGACACATTGAGGCAATTAGAG ACAGAGAAAATAGAGCTGGAAGCTACTGTAGTAGATGAAACGAAGGAACGTGATTCATATTGTGGACAAGCAAATAGAACATTTAGTG ATTTCTATTCTGTAATGTCAGAGGCTAGTGCTAGCGATTCCGATGCTGACAATGAAAGTCAAGATGGAGCAGATGTTGAATCAGATGAAAATGATGGTTTATTCTTTGATACAAATGATTTTTTGTCCACTGATGCTTTAAGAAGCTCTTCCTATCGGAGTAGGGCAGCTACTGGAAATACAGATATATATGATAAAGACCCCTTTTTATCTGATCATTTGCGTGGGTTTGAGAAGGAGATTAGGACAGTTCAATATCCGTATGTTAAAAGAAGAGATATTCTGCCGGAACCAAAGGAGAAAGAGAAACATGTTGGTCTGTGGTCAATTATCAAGGACAATATCGGGAAGGACTTATCTGGAGTTTGTCTTCCTGTTTATTTTAACGAACCACTCTCTTTGCTGCAGAAGTGCTTTGAGGATTTGGAGTACTCATACTTGGTTGGTCAAGCTTTGGAATGGGGAAAGCAG GGGAACGATTTGATGAGAATTCTAAACGATGCAGCTTTTGCTGTATCCGGGTATGCCTCAACAGAAGGTCGTCAGTGCAAACCCTTCAACCCTCTCCTTGGGGAAACCTACGAGGCTGCCTATCCAGATAAAGGACTTCGTTTTTTCTGA
- the LOC127905670 gene encoding oxysterol-binding protein-related protein 1B-like, with product MVVACHCEGRGWKFWADSNLKGKFWGRSIQLDPVGVLTLQFEDGETFQWSKVTTSIYNIILGKLYCDHYGTMRIKGSGKYSCKLRFKEQSIIDRNPHQVDPYGCCQVFNTSA from the exons ATGGTAGTTGCTTGTCACTGTGAGGGAAGAGGCTGGAAATTCTGGGCTGATTCCAATCTCAAGGGGAAGTTTTGGGGGCGGTCTATTCAGCTCGATCCTGTTGGTGTCCTCACCCTGCAGTTTGAGGATGGAGAGACCTTTCAGTGGAGCAAGGTCACCACTTCCATATACAACATTATACTTGGTAAACTTTATTGTGATCACTACGGAACCATGCGTATCAAGGGCAGTGGAAAATATTCTTGCAAGCTCAGGTTCAAGGAGCAGTCCATCATAGACCGAAATCCCCATCAG GTAGATCCATACGGGTGCTGTCAGGTTTTTAATACTTCAGCATGA